The genomic stretch TCCAGATTTGTAACTGCCATAACCCATTTAATAGGGAGTATAATTGCTTTGACTTGCTCCTAACTTGTAGAATAAGACGTATGTGGACTCTTTTTGGTTTGACTATTCTGATGGCCTTCATTTGTCCACGTCACCAATCCCCTTGACCTCATATCCACTGATACTAGGTCGCAACGTCTTTGGTGATAAAAGTGTGAATTTTTAGCGATAATAACAAGTATGCCAATTGATTTTTGACACTTTCGTAAACGAAGGGCTCATATTGAAGAATGACAAGGTTCATAAATTCTCAGGGTAAGGCATTTATTCGATTCCGCCCACAAAACCGCTTCCTTAACCCACTTTAAACATCTAAAAAGTACTGTACTAAAACACTACAATTTACGGATATCACTCGCTTCTGAATTGTTCATACAGACACCAAAAGTTATTGAAAATGCCGAAGGTGCTCGAACCACACCATCTGTTGTGGCCTTTAATCAAAAGAGTGAGCTACTTATCGGTACCCCGGCTAAACGACTTGCTTGACCAACTTAAAATGTCACTTAAAACAGACTCACCAAATTGCCGCGACGTATCTAGATCATACCTGTAATTTGATCGCTTTTAAAATTTGCAGATAGCTCAGTTTAAACAACTAATAATAATTACACACATGCAATAATGGACCTTAATTAGGATGTCTCGGAGGAATTCACGTTAGTCTGTGTCAACGTCATTTTCAAGACCCCAATAATGTCAACATTTTTCTCCATTCATTATTCTAGTCTAGTCGACTTTATTTGACTTCTTTTAAACAAACAGCAACTCCTCCTGTCCTCCAGGCTCCAGTACTGCAACCTTGTTTTCTACTGTATTTTTCTTTTGCCTTTCATTTTACCAAAAAGAAAACTAGATTAATCCCTTAGACATTTTCGATAGCATGGATCCACTAGAATCATCCCCACAACCACCACTTGGGACGATGTGGGCGAAGCAGAGGCTAGCGAATTCGCTTCAAGGCCCTCGCCCTACACCCCTTAAATACGGCGAAGATACCTTCAAGTTGCATAAACCACAAGTTAAAATCAGACCCATAACTCATTACTCAGTTGACTCCAAAAGCTTCCGTTCCCTCGTCCAGCACCTCACCGCCGTAAACTCTCCAGCGCCAAAAAACTTGCCAGGTATTTTGCCAGGTCTCGAAAAACCCAAGATTTGCAGGAAACAAAAGGCTTATGAGGACATGTTGGAGTGTCTCACATACGCCACAAATAAAGCAACCCATTCATTACATGACGTTTCAACGAATTGCTTAgattgtgttgtttatttgagTATGTTCCCTAGCGGTTGCGTGATTGATCGCGACACATTAATTCAGTTATGGATGGCTGAAGGTCTTCTTACAAAAGAGGCTACGGAAGATATTGGTGGCAAGTACATTGATGCACTTCGTGACTATGGTGGATTTTTGCCCTTCTTACGGGAAGATCATAGCTCTGGAAAATTATGGTATGAGGTAAATCACTTCACTCTTTCAGAACAAGTTTTAGAAATGTCGACCATTCGATATGTTACTATGGATTCTGACGATCCAAACTCGGTTGTGAATACCGTAAGAAAATATCATTCTCATGTAACTCTGCATAATCTTCCGAGAAGTGGGCTTCAGGATCTTTCAAAATACGCCGAGATTCAAACAATTTCGCTTTTGAAAGATCATAAGTGTAACATTGACCGTATTCCTTATGATTTCTTCATCTCGTTGCGAAATTTGCACACTTTGAATTTGAGCAGGACCAAATTATCAGAGTTGCCGAGTTCTATAGGCAGCGCTGTAAATCTGTGCTTTCTCGATTTGTCAGAAACCCTGATTAGAAGATTGCCTGAAACCATGGATTCCCTCCAAGAACTTCAAACATTGAAATTACGAGATTGTCCTCACCTAGTGTCTCTGCCAAAGGCCACTAGGAGGCTTACAAAGCTTCGAC from Silene latifolia isolate original U9 population chromosome 5, ASM4854445v1, whole genome shotgun sequence encodes the following:
- the LOC141655274 gene encoding putative disease resistance protein RGA4, with translation MDPLESSPQPPLGTMWAKQRLANSLQGPRPTPLKYGEDTFKLHKPQVKIRPITHYSVDSKSFRSLVQHLTAVNSPAPKNLPGILPGLEKPKICRKQKAYEDMLECLTYATNKATHSLHDVSTNCLDCVVYLSMFPSGCVIDRDTLIQLWMAEGLLTKEATEDIGGKYIDALRDYGGFLPFLREDHSSGKLWYEVNHFTLSEQVLEMSTIRYVTMDSDDPNSVVNTVRKYHSHVTLHNLPRSGLQDLSKYAEIQTISLLKDHKCNIDRIPYDFFISLRNLHTLNLSRTKLSELPSSIGSAVNLCFLDLSETLIRRLPETMDSLQELQTLKLRDCPHLVSLPKATRRLTKLRHLDLGTRCRLRGMPLGIGALTCLRTLSEFIVSQQSGHSNIGELKYMDDLTGKVSLSRLENITKLDDAKDANLWRKKRIKKLELRWTDNIDPQRLTLSNQIIMKLAPNEELQDLRIICYKGSTFPSWISHPASKLVSLTLFKCENCEFLPALGQLCFLESLSLIELTGVRIIDSRFCSDETIDLEDGQFVPFPMLKKLEIKSLVGLIEWKAMGRKSFPRLNKLVIKDCPELDRLWVKSNFDALEYLELTRCRKIASVMFQHFPTSLKMLVVESCPMFSNPISSAHWRVIQHTPDLLICERQEESGSVLDQTEKLEILKN